The following are encoded in a window of Providencia rettgeri genomic DNA:
- a CDS encoding polysaccharide biosynthesis tyrosine autokinase: protein MNTTKNNSPAADEIDLLALFKVLKSNSIKIGFFTVIFAAIAVTYSLLATPIYQANATLQYDKLGQVSLLDQMSDVLPFGNSNNQVDSEIEVIKSRMVLGKTVADLNLDTLVAPAGFISKLFGETAPLAITVYQLPDHLVGEPATLTFTSDNTYSLNIDGQVFGGNVGEVLKQGEINLLVARSSAKAGEEFALVKNARYSSIEDLRNDLTIGEIGKGTGIINLAIKGADKAENVKILNSIIQNYVDQNTERKKEVTNNTLVFLNDYLPTIKAKLDNYENQLNAFRKKNESIDLSLEAKAALDTALQVEEKLNELTFKEVEIQQLYTRNHPAYQSLLDKRQQLLREKEKISKNIQKLPNTQQEIVRLTRDVAAEQAIYTQLVSKQQELSVLNSGITADVRIIDSAESQPKAVAPKKSLIVALATILGFIVGCAYVIAREFFNNKIKSTEDIDALGVNVYATIPFSTYEKKLIEAGNKNPLALENPADTAVEAIRSLRTSVYFSVMNQGNNLVMVTSASPGVGKSFVTSNMAVVLANAGKKVLLIDTDLRKGRLHKAFGLNNKGGLSEYLSQQSLEAPTIHANVIENLDVICRGKNVTHSSELLMGERFKQLLDKVKNQYDIVVIDTAPILAITDSAIIGKYVGTSLLIAFYGVNTVKDVDLSLKRFKQNDIDITGVILNGIDARSDDYNYHYEY, encoded by the coding sequence ATGAACACAACAAAAAATAACTCCCCTGCTGCAGATGAAATCGATCTGCTCGCCCTGTTTAAAGTTTTGAAATCCAACTCTATTAAAATTGGGTTTTTTACCGTAATTTTTGCGGCAATTGCGGTAACGTATAGCCTGCTAGCAACGCCGATATACCAAGCCAATGCCACACTGCAATACGATAAGCTAGGGCAAGTCTCATTACTTGACCAAATGAGTGATGTGTTGCCATTTGGTAATAGTAATAACCAAGTGGACTCTGAAATTGAAGTGATCAAATCGCGCATGGTATTAGGTAAAACCGTGGCCGATTTAAACCTTGATACCCTCGTTGCGCCAGCAGGCTTTATCAGTAAGCTGTTCGGTGAAACCGCACCTTTAGCTATCACTGTCTATCAACTGCCTGACCATTTAGTGGGTGAACCAGCAACCTTAACATTTACTAGCGACAACACATACTCACTGAATATTGACGGTCAGGTCTTTGGTGGTAACGTGGGCGAAGTGCTTAAGCAAGGTGAAATAAATTTACTGGTTGCCCGTTCATCCGCGAAAGCGGGGGAGGAATTTGCCCTAGTCAAAAACGCCCGCTACTCGTCCATTGAAGATCTACGTAATGACCTAACCATTGGTGAAATCGGTAAAGGCACTGGCATTATCAACTTAGCGATAAAGGGTGCTGATAAAGCGGAAAATGTCAAAATTCTCAATAGCATTATCCAAAACTATGTTGACCAAAATACTGAGCGTAAAAAAGAGGTTACGAATAATACCTTAGTGTTCTTAAATGATTACTTGCCAACTATTAAAGCAAAACTGGATAACTACGAAAACCAGCTTAATGCGTTCCGTAAAAAGAATGAGTCTATTGACCTCTCTTTAGAAGCCAAAGCGGCATTAGACACCGCTTTACAGGTGGAAGAAAAACTGAATGAACTCACCTTTAAAGAGGTGGAAATTCAGCAATTATACACCCGTAACCACCCCGCTTATCAATCGTTATTAGATAAACGCCAGCAGTTGTTGCGAGAAAAAGAGAAAATCAGTAAAAATATTCAAAAACTGCCGAATACCCAGCAAGAGATCGTGCGTTTAACCCGCGATGTCGCAGCAGAGCAGGCGATTTATACCCAACTCGTTTCAAAACAGCAGGAACTCAGTGTCTTGAATTCAGGGATTACCGCGGATGTGCGGATTATCGACTCTGCTGAATCCCAACCTAAAGCTGTTGCCCCAAAAAAATCGCTGATTGTTGCTCTTGCCACCATCCTTGGTTTTATTGTCGGTTGTGCTTATGTGATTGCCCGTGAGTTCTTTAATAACAAAATTAAAAGCACCGAAGATATCGATGCGCTGGGTGTGAATGTGTATGCCACTATCCCATTCTCTACCTATGAGAAAAAACTGATTGAAGCAGGGAATAAAAACCCATTAGCCTTAGAAAACCCTGCCGATACTGCTGTTGAAGCCATCCGTTCACTGCGTACCAGTGTGTATTTCTCGGTGATGAACCAAGGGAATAACCTAGTGATGGTCACCAGTGCCTCACCGGGGGTGGGGAAAAGCTTTGTGACCTCCAATATGGCGGTGGTACTGGCTAACGCAGGGAAAAAAGTGTTATTAATCGATACCGACTTACGCAAAGGCCGTTTACATAAAGCCTTTGGTTTAAATAATAAAGGTGGGTTATCGGAATATCTTTCACAACAAAGTTTAGAGGCTCCAACCATTCATGCCAATGTGATTGAAAACCTCGATGTAATTTGCCGTGGTAAAAATGTTACCCACTCCTCGGAGCTACTAATGGGTGAGCGCTTTAAACAATTACTGGATAAAGTGAAAAACCAATACGATATCGTGGTGATTGATACCGCACCAATCTTAGCCATTACTGACTCGGCGATTATTGGTAAATATGTGGGTACCTCACTGCTGATCGCCTTCTACGGCGTGAATACCGTGAAAGATGTGGATTTATCACTAAAACGCTTTAAGCAAAATGATATCGATATCACGGGTGTAATACTCAACGGTATTGATGCCAGATCCGACGATTATAATTATCACTACGAATATTAA
- a CDS encoding EpsG family protein — translation MLETYVIYNSILFSSIALSILYKKINSKLISKFLLILLFLILWVPASIRYGIGTDYFSYLGIFENAKTGYINTEIGYYFINIGVSLLELDPQFIFVISSFIIYFNLIASLNKNFLLTATFIAICTFYLPSYSLVRQAIAISFAGLATAQIIKGNDFRFIIFIIAGALFHTSILILIPFYFLKRVSIPKNLLIIITISASIIIYKSEVLIDVLNNSVLASTKYGYYAESKFNTSAEIGSGLGVVIKILIPMLAMIFVRNNKENNIILLFCVGSIIANVASTKIYIFNRVADTFMFLPYITLPLLLESFKLKTNRIIIIIGLLLSFGIYYERTIFTNLSINNSGLGINPYVSIFDR, via the coding sequence ATGCTTGAAACATACGTTATTTATAATTCAATCTTATTTTCATCTATAGCCTTATCCATTCTATATAAAAAAATAAACTCAAAATTAATAAGCAAATTTTTATTAATATTACTATTTTTAATTTTATGGGTACCTGCATCTATACGGTATGGTATAGGTACAGATTACTTTAGCTACTTAGGTATCTTTGAGAACGCTAAAACAGGTTATATAAACACTGAAATTGGTTATTATTTCATTAATATAGGTGTATCATTATTAGAACTAGATCCTCAATTTATATTTGTAATTTCATCATTTATTATATACTTTAATTTAATTGCGTCACTTAATAAAAATTTTTTGTTAACAGCCACCTTTATCGCAATATGTACGTTTTATTTACCTTCATATTCTTTAGTCAGACAAGCCATTGCGATCAGCTTTGCTGGATTAGCAACCGCACAAATAATTAAAGGTAATGATTTTAGATTTATCATATTTATTATAGCAGGTGCATTATTTCACACATCAATATTAATATTGATTCCATTTTATTTTTTAAAAAGAGTGAGCATACCTAAGAATTTATTAATTATAATTACTATATCTGCTTCAATAATCATATATAAATCTGAGGTTCTTATAGATGTTTTAAATAATTCAGTATTAGCATCAACTAAATATGGTTATTATGCAGAAAGTAAATTTAACACATCAGCTGAAATAGGTTCTGGACTTGGTGTCGTCATAAAAATATTAATTCCTATGTTAGCTATGATTTTCGTGAGAAATAATAAAGAAAACAATATCATATTGTTGTTCTGTGTAGGTTCTATAATCGCTAATGTTGCATCTACAAAGATTTATATTTTTAATAGAGTAGCTGATACATTTATGTTCCTTCCATATATAACGTTGCCTCTATTATTAGAAAGCTTTAAATTGAAAACAAATAGAATTATAATTATTATAGGATTACTACTATCTTTTGGTATTTATTATGAAAGAACTATTTTTACTAATCTCTCAATAAATAATTCAGGGTTAGGTATCAATCCTTATGTTAGTATTTTTGACAGGTAA
- a CDS encoding polysaccharide export protein has protein sequence MKSYFITLLFVLTLTGCTVTPGAYMSTSGKNVVDTGDRDITKLVDIYPISPKLLDEMYTAPTIAKPNPQLEKQLINYEYRVGAGDVLTITVWDHPELTIPAGSYRSAQDSGNWVHADGTIYYPYIGKVKVIGKTVTEIRTLISNRLATYIESPQVDVSIAAFRSQKMYVSGEVAKPGTLPITNVPLTILEAFNNAGGLTEKADWDNVVLTRNGKEIKVSLQDLVQYGDLTQNYLMLPGDVLYVPRNDGQKVFVMGEVGQPTTLTIDRAGMSITEALSKASGIDQTTANATGVFVIRPIKNQPAQDKELEALLPKKMAAVYQLDLSDATSLVMGTEFKLQPYDLVYVTAAPVVRWNRLITQLLPTIASYNQLTEGTKRIHDW, from the coding sequence ATGAAGAGTTACTTCATTACTTTATTATTTGTTTTAACACTTACTGGTTGTACCGTCACCCCCGGTGCCTATATGTCAACTTCAGGAAAAAATGTAGTTGATACTGGTGATCGAGATATTACCAAACTGGTTGATATCTACCCAATTTCGCCCAAATTATTGGATGAAATGTACACCGCACCGACTATCGCCAAACCCAATCCTCAGTTAGAAAAACAATTGATAAACTATGAGTACCGCGTGGGTGCAGGTGATGTATTAACCATTACGGTTTGGGATCACCCTGAACTGACTATCCCTGCGGGTTCTTACCGTAGTGCACAGGATTCCGGTAACTGGGTACATGCAGATGGTACTATCTATTATCCGTATATTGGTAAAGTGAAAGTCATCGGTAAAACCGTCACCGAAATCCGTACGTTAATTAGCAACCGCTTAGCCACCTATATTGAGTCCCCACAAGTGGATGTCAGTATTGCTGCCTTCCGTTCACAAAAAATGTATGTGTCGGGTGAAGTGGCTAAACCCGGTACGTTACCTATCACTAACGTCCCCCTCACTATCTTAGAAGCCTTTAATAATGCCGGTGGCTTAACGGAAAAAGCGGATTGGGATAATGTGGTGCTTACCCGCAATGGCAAAGAAATTAAAGTGTCATTACAGGACTTAGTACAGTATGGGGATTTAACCCAAAACTACCTAATGCTACCGGGTGATGTGCTATATGTACCGCGCAATGACGGTCAAAAAGTATTTGTAATGGGTGAAGTGGGTCAACCAACCACATTGACTATCGACCGTGCAGGGATGAGTATTACTGAAGCATTAAGTAAAGCCAGTGGGATTGACCAAACAACCGCCAATGCAACTGGCGTGTTTGTTATTCGCCCAATTAAAAACCAGCCAGCACAAGACAAAGAACTTGAAGCGTTACTGCCGAAAAAAATGGCGGCGGTATATCAGCTAGATTTATCCGATGCCACATCGCTGGTGATGGGAACCGAGTTTAAACTGCAACCTTATGATTTAGTGTATGTCACTGCGGCACCTGTGGTGCGTTGGAACCGCCTGATCACCCAATTATTGCCAACTATTGCATCTTATAACCAGCTAACAGAAGGCACCAAACGCATTCACGATTGGTAA
- a CDS encoding phosphorylcholine transferase LicD translates to MLNSYETLRSAQIVLIEGLKEIDRVCRIHNIEYWIDSGTLLGAKRQGKFIEWDEDIDICMTRENFDKFMLLANHSLNKDLYFLQNKITDKHYDLHPVPAKLRVNNTKLLWTDQNGQEYNYNKLAHSGLYIDIFAMDKTPRFMLPGNILKLLYKIYYQRRYNNKTLYKKTISLFGKVFIYYPMLEFLNKKYIKWVNKYPKAIGYDYCCDMGLRHYRYTNEMIFPLSSIEFEGNHYPCPAKVHEYLCETYGSEYMIPPKVKYQHGIIKKIFNKEFNK, encoded by the coding sequence ATGCTTAATTCATACGAAACATTACGTTCAGCTCAAATTGTATTAATTGAAGGGCTTAAAGAAATAGACCGAGTCTGTAGAATACATAACATTGAGTATTGGATAGATTCAGGAACTCTATTAGGAGCAAAAAGGCAAGGAAAATTTATTGAATGGGATGAAGATATAGATATTTGTATGACTCGAGAAAATTTTGATAAATTCATGCTTTTAGCAAACCATTCACTAAACAAAGATTTATATTTTTTACAAAATAAAATAACAGATAAGCACTATGACCTACATCCAGTTCCTGCAAAGCTAAGAGTCAATAATACAAAATTACTATGGACTGACCAAAATGGTCAAGAATATAATTATAATAAGCTCGCTCACTCTGGTTTATATATAGATATTTTCGCTATGGATAAAACGCCAAGATTTATGCTACCTGGAAATATATTAAAATTATTATATAAAATTTATTACCAAAGACGCTATAACAATAAAACTTTATATAAGAAAACAATTTCTTTATTTGGAAAAGTATTTATATATTATCCTATGCTTGAGTTCCTGAATAAAAAATATATAAAATGGGTGAATAAATATCCTAAAGCCATAGGATATGATTATTGCTGTGATATGGGATTAAGGCACTACCGTTATACTAATGAGATGATTTTTCCATTATCATCAATTGAATTTGAAGGCAACCATTATCCATGCCCAGCAAAAGTACACGAGTATCTATGTGAAACATATGGTAGTGAGTATATGATACCACCAAAGGTCAAATATCAGCATGGTATTATAAAAAAAATATTCAACAAAGAATTTAATAAATAA
- a CDS encoding oligosaccharide flippase family protein, with amino-acid sequence MIIKKIINHSLFQNTFFLSLVKALDLILPLMTIPYLTRTLNVDEFGSLIVCMAAYSMANILTDFGFGLSAPYDISKNKHDKNYINSYLTSIFTLKLIFIFTATIILYIYFNLDHNLSGVDEYTIFLIFGIVFSLAYQAQWFFLGIEKMKSIAILASLGKLSYFAFIFIIVPHYKTVNSVLLCSFISNFIPFVFYMKFIHAEGYRITRIELNNLVKIFYSSLSFFISRLAVGVSTTANGVIIGTILGVNAAGLYGAAEKIYNAGISLVMPISNVFYPYMARTKNYKLLIKSIIVLALLAIVGCIVISNISSWFFVAFFGPEYKESAKIFDLFLILIPINVISIFLGYSAFAIVNKPEIANYTVIFSAVVYIITFFLLYITNSISIFNIMIMIISIDIFTVLTRSFLFYKEIKKIKKD; translated from the coding sequence ATGATTATAAAAAAAATAATAAATCATAGCCTATTTCAAAATACTTTTTTCTTAAGTTTAGTGAAGGCTCTTGATCTTATTTTGCCATTAATGACGATTCCTTATCTAACTCGAACATTAAATGTAGATGAGTTTGGTTCACTCATTGTTTGCATGGCTGCATATAGTATGGCAAATATCTTGACTGATTTTGGTTTTGGTTTATCAGCCCCTTATGATATATCAAAAAATAAGCATGACAAAAACTATATAAATTCATATTTAACTTCAATATTCACCTTGAAGCTAATATTTATTTTTACCGCAACTATAATTCTTTATATCTATTTCAATTTAGACCATAATTTGTCTGGCGTAGATGAATATACCATATTTCTAATTTTTGGAATCGTTTTTAGCTTAGCTTATCAAGCACAATGGTTCTTCTTAGGCATAGAAAAAATGAAATCCATAGCAATCTTAGCATCGCTAGGGAAACTAAGCTACTTTGCTTTTATCTTTATAATTGTTCCGCATTATAAAACAGTTAATTCAGTATTACTTTGTTCCTTTATTAGTAATTTTATTCCCTTTGTTTTTTATATGAAGTTTATTCACGCAGAAGGATATAGAATAACCAGAATAGAACTAAATAACTTAGTTAAAATATTTTATAGTAGCTTAAGCTTTTTTATATCTAGACTTGCTGTTGGAGTATCAACTACAGCTAATGGAGTGATAATTGGCACTATATTAGGTGTGAATGCCGCAGGATTATATGGAGCAGCAGAAAAAATTTATAATGCTGGCATCAGTTTAGTTATGCCGATTTCTAATGTATTTTATCCTTACATGGCAAGGACAAAAAACTATAAATTATTAATAAAATCTATAATTGTATTAGCTTTGCTCGCTATAGTTGGATGCATAGTGATTTCCAATATTTCCTCTTGGTTTTTTGTCGCATTTTTTGGTCCTGAATATAAAGAGTCTGCAAAAATATTTGATTTATTTTTAATATTAATCCCAATAAATGTCATTTCTATTTTTCTTGGTTATTCAGCTTTTGCTATTGTTAATAAGCCTGAAATAGCAAATTATACTGTTATATTTAGTGCTGTAGTATATATAATAACATTTTTTCTTTTATACATTACAAATAGTATTTCTATCTTTAACATTATGATAATGATAATTAGTATCGATATCTTTACTGTCCTTACTCGAAGTTTCCTATTTTATAAAGAAATAAAAAAAATCAAAAAGGATTAA
- a CDS encoding stealth family protein, protein MTLDLDIVLIWVDGNDPEWQNEYKKYSNKYINGDTSEIRFRDFELLKYWFRGIEKYTPWVRKVHFVTCGHLPNWLNINNEKINFVRHSDFIPKEYLPTFNSHTIELNLHRIEGLSENFIYFNDDFFIINKLENNYFFNLKNKLPKDCLIFNPIISGGISHIVMNNLDVIKNTIQKKR, encoded by the coding sequence TTGACTCTAGATCTAGATATAGTTTTAATTTGGGTTGATGGTAATGACCCTGAATGGCAAAATGAATATAAAAAATATTCTAATAAGTATATTAATGGTGATACTAGTGAGATTCGATTTCGAGATTTTGAATTACTGAAATATTGGTTCCGAGGGATAGAAAAATACACCCCATGGGTACGTAAAGTCCACTTTGTAACATGTGGTCACCTTCCAAACTGGTTAAATATTAATAATGAAAAAATTAATTTTGTCAGGCATAGTGATTTCATACCTAAGGAATACCTCCCAACATTTAACTCACATACAATCGAACTTAATCTACACAGAATTGAAGGGTTAAGTGAGAATTTCATTTATTTTAATGATGATTTTTTTATTATAAATAAATTAGAAAATAATTATTTTTTTAACTTAAAAAATAAATTACCTAAAGACTGCTTGATTTTCAATCCTATTATATCTGGGGGAATTTCACATATAGTAATGAACAATCTTGATGTCATAAAAAATACCATACAAAAAAAGAGATAA
- a CDS encoding glycosyltransferase family 4 protein — protein MKNRKKIVFLIADISCVGGIERVNSLLANGFIDIGYEVEIISLYKTNDNINYFLNENVTVSYINEDSYTGRPGSVLRLFKHLLSFKKLNQKLNKTVKNYTIVNSFPMAVLAFPTCLFSKSRFIVIEHVHALYYNKPLRIFRNFIYKFYNAIVTLTEQDKLFYDNKHPHVYKIENPLSFETKIKANIDSKNIIAVGRLEKQKGFDLLINAYSQIDKKTRSGWTLNIYGQGGEKDHLQYLIKKYSLDNEIFLHGVVSNISEIYNKHSIFTFSSRFEGFGMVLVEAMNSGLPCISFDCPTGPKDILLNGEVGVLVENGNIDKFALALKSLMINDKLRYDYSKKSIIRSNDFKLDTIINKWEKLFMNLDLL, from the coding sequence GTGAAAAATAGAAAAAAAATAGTATTTTTGATTGCTGATATATCTTGTGTTGGTGGTATAGAGCGAGTTAATTCCTTATTAGCCAATGGATTTATCGATATTGGTTACGAAGTAGAAATCATTTCGTTATATAAAACCAATGATAATATAAATTATTTTTTAAATGAAAATGTCACCGTAAGCTATATAAATGAAGATAGTTATACTGGTCGACCTGGTAGTGTTTTAAGGCTTTTCAAACATCTATTATCATTTAAAAAACTTAATCAAAAACTTAATAAAACAGTTAAAAACTATACTATAGTTAATAGTTTTCCTATGGCAGTTTTAGCTTTTCCCACCTGTTTATTCTCAAAGTCTCGCTTTATTGTAATCGAGCACGTTCATGCTCTTTACTACAATAAGCCTCTTAGAATATTTCGAAATTTTATTTATAAATTCTATAATGCTATTGTTACTTTAACCGAACAAGATAAATTATTTTATGACAATAAACATCCCCATGTTTATAAAATTGAAAATCCTCTTAGCTTTGAAACTAAGATTAAAGCCAATATAGATAGTAAAAATATAATTGCAGTAGGTCGTTTAGAAAAACAAAAAGGGTTTGATTTGCTAATAAATGCCTATTCTCAAATAGATAAAAAAACTAGAAGTGGTTGGACTTTGAATATTTATGGACAAGGCGGAGAAAAAGATCATCTTCAATATCTAATTAAAAAATATAGTCTTGATAATGAAATTTTTTTGCATGGCGTTGTAAGTAACATATCTGAAATCTATAATAAACACTCAATTTTCACATTTTCATCTCGTTTTGAAGGCTTTGGAATGGTTTTAGTTGAAGCTATGAATAGTGGATTACCATGTATTTCCTTTGACTGCCCAACAGGACCAAAAGATATTCTTTTAAATGGTGAAGTTGGGGTGTTAGTTGAAAATGGTAATATAGATAAATTCGCTTTAGCTCTAAAAAGCTTAATGATAAATGATAAATTAAGATATGATTATTCAAAAAAATCTATTATTCGTTCAAATGATTTCAAACTTGATACTATCATCAATAAATGGGAAAAACTTTTTATGAATCTAGATTTGCTTTAA
- a CDS encoding glycosyltransferase family 2 protein: MNNKVSVVMPCFNSEATISRAINSVLSQSHSNLELIICDDSSTDSTKSIIKSFTDERIKLINNKYNKGAAGARNSCLDCSSGKYIAFLDSDDYWGDTKLSNQLSFMEKHNSFFTYGNYFIVNNSLVTGRFEANNKIYYHDLIKKCDIGCLTVMIKHELLGNYRFPENYKEDYRLWLTLLAKDKKLCALNYNGTDSFYNCDTNSLSGNKRKELLRQWLVINEQPIRLSKKIYCITYYVFNGIYKHIIQYRSGVKSCEK, encoded by the coding sequence ATGAATAATAAAGTTAGCGTAGTCATGCCTTGTTTTAATTCTGAAGCAACCATATCTAGAGCTATTAACTCTGTGCTTTCACAATCTCATTCTAATCTTGAGCTAATTATATGTGATGATTCATCTACAGACTCAACAAAAAGTATAATCAAGTCATTTACTGACGAAAGAATAAAACTAATAAATAATAAATATAATAAAGGTGCAGCTGGCGCTAGAAATTCATGCTTAGATTGTTCCAGTGGAAAGTATATAGCATTTTTAGATAGTGATGATTACTGGGGTGATACTAAACTGAGCAACCAATTATCCTTTATGGAAAAGCATAATAGTTTTTTTACATATGGTAATTATTTTATTGTAAATAATTCTCTTGTTACGGGCCGGTTTGAAGCTAATAATAAAATTTATTATCATGATTTAATTAAAAAATGCGATATAGGTTGCCTCACAGTTATGATTAAGCACGAATTATTAGGTAACTATCGATTTCCCGAAAACTATAAAGAAGACTACAGGCTATGGTTAACTTTATTAGCTAAAGACAAAAAGCTATGTGCGCTCAATTATAATGGAACAGATTCATTTTATAATTGTGATACTAATAGCCTTTCAGGTAATAAAAGAAAAGAATTATTAAGGCAATGGTTAGTAATAAATGAACAACCAATACGGCTGTCAAAAAAAATATATTGTATAACTTATTATGTTTTTAATGGTATCTACAAACACATTATACAATATAGATCAGGGGTTAAGAGCTGTGAAAAATAG
- a CDS encoding protein tyrosine phosphatase (Wzb shows phosphatase activity towards the autophosphorylated Wzc protein, which induces colanic acid biosynthesis; catalyzes the phosphorylation of UDP-glucose dehydrogenase, an enzyme involved in colanic acid biosynthesis), producing MFNHILVVCMGNICRSPTGERLLQHYFPTKKIDSAGIIAKDGIPAYDSAIRIAKQHQLSLDGHQSRRLTGEICHKADLILVMENDHIAKIHQQFPETRGKVMLFGQWINKTEIPDPHKRSDEMFEHVYQLMEKAAIAWQGKI from the coding sequence ATGTTTAATCATATTCTCGTTGTTTGTATGGGAAATATCTGCCGCTCTCCGACGGGGGAGCGGTTATTGCAACACTATTTCCCGACAAAAAAAATTGACTCAGCAGGAATTATTGCGAAAGATGGTATCCCTGCCTATGACAGCGCTATCCGTATTGCCAAACAGCATCAGCTTTCTCTTGACGGCCACCAATCACGGCGGTTAACCGGCGAAATATGCCATAAAGCCGATTTAATCCTCGTGATGGAAAACGACCATATTGCTAAAATCCACCAGCAGTTCCCTGAAACCCGTGGAAAAGTGATGTTATTTGGTCAGTGGATTAATAAAACCGAAATCCCCGACCCCCATAAACGCAGTGATGAAATGTTTGAACATGTTTATCAGTTAATGGAAAAAGCTGCGATTGCTTGGCAAGGCAAAATTTAA
- the galE gene encoding UDP-glucose 4-epimerase GalE, whose amino-acid sequence MNHQVLVTGGLGYIGSHTCVQMIQQGMQPIILDNLHNANLEVLNRIEAITGIKPVFYQGDVRDRQALDSIFANHQIHSVIHFAGLKAVGESVEKPIEYYDVNVNGTLVLVESMKKAGVKSLIFSSSATVYGEPEHIPLTEEAAVGNTNSPYGTSKYMVERILTDLNIADNEWSISLLRYFNPVGAHNSGLMGEDPNGIPNNLTPFIAQVAVGRRKELAVFGGDYPTKDGTGVRDYIHVMDLADGHIAALNKVSQQAGLHIYNLGTGTGTSVLEVVAAFEKAVGKPIPYTISERRPGDIAEYWSTPAKAQRDLGWTAKYSIQDMADDVWRWQSMNPNGYKS is encoded by the coding sequence ATGAATCACCAAGTCTTAGTCACTGGCGGCCTCGGCTATATTGGTAGCCATACCTGTGTGCAAATGATCCAGCAAGGCATGCAGCCGATTATTTTAGATAACCTGCATAATGCTAACCTTGAAGTGCTTAACCGTATTGAAGCCATTACCGGTATAAAACCCGTGTTTTACCAAGGTGATGTGCGTGATCGCCAAGCGTTAGACAGCATTTTTGCCAATCACCAAATTCATTCGGTGATCCACTTTGCTGGCCTTAAAGCAGTAGGGGAATCCGTCGAAAAACCGATTGAATACTATGACGTTAATGTTAATGGTACATTAGTGTTAGTGGAAAGCATGAAAAAAGCGGGTGTTAAAAGCCTGATTTTTAGCTCATCGGCCACTGTGTATGGTGAGCCGGAGCATATTCCATTAACGGAAGAGGCTGCGGTCGGTAATACCAATAGCCCATATGGTACCAGCAAATATATGGTTGAACGTATTCTAACTGACTTAAATATCGCAGATAACGAATGGTCCATTTCATTACTGCGCTATTTTAACCCCGTTGGTGCTCACAATTCAGGCCTGATGGGTGAAGACCCAAATGGTATCCCAAATAACCTTACCCCATTTATTGCCCAAGTCGCGGTAGGTCGCCGTAAGGAGCTCGCCGTATTTGGTGGCGATTACCCAACTAAAGATGGTACGGGTGTGCGTGATTATATTCATGTAATGGATTTAGCTGATGGCCATATTGCCGCGCTCAATAAGGTTAGTCAACAAGCAGGTCTGCATATCTATAACCTTGGAACAGGGACAGGAACAAGTGTTTTGGAAGTGGTCGCTGCCTTTGAAAAAGCAGTCGGTAAGCCAATACCTTATACTATTTCTGAGCGCCGTCCTGGTGATATCGCGGAATATTGGTCAACGCCCGCTAAAGCACAACGTGATTTAGGTTGGACGGCAAAATACTCCATTCAAGATATGGCAGATGACGTTTGGCGCTGGCAATCCATGAACCCGAACGGTTATAAAAGCTAA